ataaaaaattaggcGAACAAACTAAATAAGAGGAACAATTAATTATGCCTTAAAAGTAAACTTATTGGGACAACAATGCAACACTATGAggttttaaaataagattattgTCATTACTTTTTGTTGACGCACATAtgtaaatgtattatttttttattttgaaataatagtCTAATAAATCTcgaaaatttttatatcaatccACGTGCATGAGGCAttgctttttaaaaaaatcagaatctTAAATAGGTTATGTCAGAACCCTTAAAACCTCATGTTAGTGGAAGACACGTGTAGATGCAAGGGTTTCTGAAAATCAGtcagtggaagacaggtgtgagcTGCAGAATGAACTATTGGTTTTGACAGTAGTTTATAAgccaatttttcaaaattcgtGTCACTTTTCTGCATGCACTCATattcttcaaccttctgagttcatttcctcctccttctctctacaaatctcattcttctctctaagaattctcatatttttcttcttccaatctGCAATCAGACCACGTCTAAGACTTCCTTGTGTCAAGAGCTTTCTTTTGCACCGATCAAGTTACTGgtttgagctggtaagttcattcCTCTCTCAGCACCGTTGTTTTCTgtcacatgcaaaccaagtttctgGTTTCATGAGTTTAACAACTTCTTCTATGAATTCTTGATAGTAATTCTGATATTTTGTTTGGTATATTTTTGTAAATCGGGAAACTCTAGGTGCATAAGATTTGGGTAGTGGTGAGCTTGATTCTACAACCGTGAGTTTGACTAAgcttaagaggtaagggaagcttatataatttgattatgattcCTGTTTTGAATGGTTACTGCATTTTTGTTGTATGAGTGTATGAATATAAATGTTGAGGAACTAGATTGATATAAGGTTTGATCTTAAGTCTACTCTACAGCTCTCTATGAAATTCTATGTTTGTCACCGAAAGTAattattgaccgttcggtttctttGAGGATTCGGTCTTGACTGGATTCTTCCTTTGGGgagaatttcagttaatgaccgatcgatTTTCTCTTATTATACATGTAAATAAGTGTTTGGTCTATGTTtagttttgtttcattttttttatctcctaAATCAGTTCAACTAAGGTGTTCAGTAACTACTTAGAGttcttaaatattattgatgGAAACCTAATTAGGCAACCCATCCAAAGGAGTACTAACTCATGCTAAGTCTaggaaagggaagttgaagaagaacttttaaaggctctttcttaattttctttctctatgtctTAGAAAGATTCCTCTTTTAATactatatgtttgttttgttttgtagaATACAATAAAAGCAAGAGCCATGGTCAACCAATCAGATTTGGGAAAAGCACTTCAAGGGATCAACACCAAGGCCGCTCCAGCGCTCTCAGGCAGGGGGGGGCTCCAGCTCAGATGCACCAAATGGACTTCCTGGCTCACGTGCGCTCCAGTCCCCTCAGACAGGGGGGCTCCAGCCCCAGCGGAGCAGCCTGAAGCACGTTTTGGCAGCACTGTCCATGTGACCCAACATGTTTCCCGTGACCCAGCTGACTTGGCCTTCAAActcgttttttattttgaattttggagggaaTTTAGCTCAGAATTGAGGCccttcttcacctataaataagagggcctcccatttgtattttctcacttttgagcGTAGTAAAATGTTGTAGAAATTGTTTTCTAGCTCTATTGCTCTTGGGTCACtctttctcttcactttctctaccatttcctctagcttccttccatagtaggaaggccttctgagctgtgaggcCTCATCCACACACTTCACTTCACCTTAAAGACTTCAAACACTTCACTTTTTCTGGTGTAGGGAACATTTTCCAGCCACTGTTTGAGATTTTCTTTAATCAAATTCATTTCTGGATTGGTAAAAGTTGGTTCaatgtttgaaaatgaaaattcatgatcaaaagaagaatAATCAAGTGATAAAAAGCTTATAGAACCATACAATCCAGTTTAGAGGCCCTAAAACTCAAAAACTCAAAATCTGAATTTCATTGGGTCATTTTGTCAAACACCTTTGcaaaatatcaaacagtttgggTCTGGATGGATTTTGATCTGCGAATTTgatttttcttgctttcttaattTGTTCTAGAGCTTTTGTTAAGTTCCTTTTGTGTGCTTGCTTTCATTCCAGCCTTGTTCCATTTGAATTCCTCATTTTTTTTGGCTTTCAAGTTTTtcaattcagaaaaatcatATGCTGAAAACTGGTGcagaattttaaaattgtttggtgtgttttttGGTGAATTTTGGAGCAGTTGTGACTTCTGATTGAGGCATCTAGAGGCAGAAACCTACACCTACTATAGTAGCCTTTTAGGAAGTGGTCAGGGGATTTAAATTGGATCAAGAAGGAGGACTTTACAACAGCAAATTCTCCTCTGTCCAGCAGCTGCAGTTTGTTGTTCCAACAACATTTCTTACCAGAAAAAGCTCAACTCACACACTGTTTTTGAGTGGCACATTGCAGCAGCCAAAGCTTGAAGCATACACTTGTTTTAGGCATTAATTTGAGCTTGTTTGAACCTTcatatcacggaacctttgtagtttaaatttctttttgatttttggctaagtgacttgggaaaatgctcttgaagcaattccaacATCACatttgaacattgtaatagtgtaatttcgttttcttagtgtgaaagtgtgtcaaggggctccaatTGTCACTTGATCTTTCACTTAGGGTCGTCTAGCATTTACattttgcatctttattgctttctttaaattgctatataggattgcatagcatctagataaaccttcttttggtttttaggAGCATTTCATTaacatttgaaattattttgaagaatttctactaagaaactaaggtaaaagaTAACTCTAAGTAAACTCTGGctaggaagaacttggtttctaagcttgtccaattatgactcacctcttcttcctgggagctacttGGAAACATTTTTTACCTCTAGAATCTCGTTATAAATccttcaccaaaaacaaagaaagattgtaaaaacattttcactcattacttgtGCAAGTTTTTGAAAACCTTGTGAAAACCATTTTAACATACTTGACAAGGATGAGTCAATCatagatggccttgatcatatgatacatGCAAGTaaatgattcaatcatagaaacatGGGCAAAagcattcatgctttcaaagtaatagcaatcaTTTACaaaaaactctggagttcaatcCTCACACAGGCTAATTCAAGTTTCAACATTTAGATAAACATTATGCTCAGTAACACAATCACAActcatcatgcatctgtttcacAATATTGTGAGCAACCACCTATATATcagcatcatgcatcatctcaacatcaatcaatataatcatCATCATAAAGCAACactcatcacaaacatcatAGCATCATcaattgcatcacagataaagttttaagccaagtacatcaaatcctatactaataacagaagcaaataagttcaaaaacAAAAGGAATAAGGTTAAAAAGCTAGGTTGTTtcctagtaagcgcttgtttaacgtcacgagcttgACCCAGTAAGCTCAAAGATCAACCAACTCCATGACTATAGAAATGCGTTCAACCTCACCATCCAAATAATGCTTGAGACGTTGCCCATTTACCACCCAACTTCTTTGTGGATCTTCAGCAGACAAATTTGTCAactcaattgctccatgtggatgaaCATTCTTAACTATAAATGGACCTGACCACTTAGATTTCAACTTCCTAGGAAAAAGCTTTAAGCGTGAGTTGAACAATAACACCCGTTGTCCTGGATGAAAAACCTTCTTTaccaacttcctgtcatgataaaattttaccatttatctGTAATTCCTAGAGGAATCATAAGCATGCAACCGCATCTCTTCAAGCTCAAGAATTTGCCTTCTTCTCCTATCATGAGTGTCAAATGGatcaaaatttaagaacttcAAAGCCCACAAAGCTCAATGTTCCATCTCCACTAGTAGATGACATGCTTTTCCATAGACTAACTCAAAAGGAGAGAGTATCTCGGGAGTTCCAAACCTGgaaaaaaattgtcttttaaaaaatttaattacagtGCTAGCATCATTCTTGGGACACGCCATGACTTctacccatttactcacataatctaCCGCCACCAATATATATTTACTGTTGAAAGACGGTGGAAAAGGGCCAATAAAATCTATCCCGCAGCAATCAAAGACTTCAACTTCCAAGATACCTTGTAATGGCATTTCATGTCTTCTAGAGATGCTTCCAGTTCTctgacatttatcacaatttctggCATGACTATGAGTATCTTTAAACAAagtaggccaataaaatcctgattGGAGAATCTTTGcagctgttctttctccattgaaattccctccataaggtgaatcatgacaatgccaaagaattccttctgcttcttcattagTAACACATCGTCTCAACATATTATCTCCTTCAATCTTGAATAAAAGCGGATCATCCTAGATaaattgttttgcatcatgcaaaaactttttcttctgttGCCAATTAAAATCTTCTAGAATTACTCCCGCAGCTttaaaattagccatatcaACAAACCATGACCTTTGTTGAATATACAAAagtgtttcatctgaaaaagactCCCAAACCTCTTTTCCTTTACTTGTGACTTCACCATTCACTAACCGGGAGAGATGATCAGCAATCGCGTTCTCActccctttcttatcacggatttccACATCAAACTCTTGCAGTAaaagtacccatctaatcaaacCCGGTTTAGAGTCGGGTTTAGTTAGTAAATACTTTATAGCTGCATGATCCGTGTAGAtgatcaccttagacccaatgagataaGGTCAAAATTTTTCCAAGGCATATATTATAGCAAGAAATTCCTTTTGTGTGGTGGAATAATTCAACTGAGCTTCATTCAAGACTTTGCTAGCATAATAGATGGTGTGAAAAACCTTCTCCCTTCGCTGACCAAGTACAACACCTATagcataatcactagcatcacacattaactCAAAGTCttgattccaatctggagcTACAATAACTAGCGCAGAGATAAGCTTCTTCTTTAGAATCTCAAACGCTTTCATGCACTCATCATCCATTACAAAAGGCACATCTTTGACAAGGAGATTGCTTAAAGGGTTTGGGaatctttgaaaaatctttaataaatcttCGATAAAACCCAGCATGGCCTAGAAAGCTTCTAATTCCTTTCACATTCGTTGGTGGTGGAAGTTTCACAATGACCTCCACTTTGGCTTTATCAACTTCAATTCCCCTGGAAGCATTCTTATGACCCAAAACAATTCCTTCAGtcaccataaaatgacatttttcccaATTAAGCACAAGATTTGTTTGGATGCATCTCTTAAACCTGACCTGCCAATCTTTCTAACATCTAATCTgtaaaaggaagaggaaaatgatccttccttgTGGCCTTATTCAGCTTCCTATAATCAATGCACATCCTCCACCCAGTAACTTTTCTAGTAGGAATGAgctcatttttctcattataaattattgtcaTCCTACCTTTCTTTGGCACTACCTGTACTGGACTTACCCATGCACTGTCAAAGATAGGATATATAATGCCAGCCTCCAGAAGCTTCAAAACTTCTTTTCTCACCTCCTCCTTCATCATAGGGTTCAGTCTTCTCTGTGGTTAAGCAACAGGTctataatcatcttccataaatattttgtgCATGCAATATGTTGGGCTTATATCTTTGAGATATGTAATTAACCATCCAATAGCtcctttgttggctttcaatacttctaccaacttttcttcttctatgaGAGATAAAGAATTACTAATGATGACCGGTTTCTTCCCACCTTCTTCTaagaaaacatactttaaatgtGATGGTAATACATTCAACTCCAGTTTCTTTTCCTTGACGTCTTCCTTAGCATTAATCTTCTCAAAATTTGCCTCATGCAATGGAAGTTCTTTTAACACCTCCAGGTCATTCAAGCACTCACCAATtaactcttcttcctcttcattcaaATCTTCGCATGCATCAATGAGCATCTTCTCTAAAGGCAAAGAACAACTTACCATCTTCtcttgcaccatacaaacttcgTCAAGTGTATCAAACTGGAAACATGCTTTATCATCCTTGGGATATGACATAGCTTCAAACACATCAAAgttcacttcttcatcttggACTCTTACTTTAAGCTtgccattctccacatcaattaagACTCTTGCAGTCTTCATAAACGGTCTCCTAAGAATGAGAGGCACATTTACATCCTCCTCCATCTCAATGATAACAAAGTCCACAGGAAATAGAAACTTGTCTACCTTCACAAGCACGTCTTCAACTACTCCATAAGGATAATTCAAAGATCTATTTGCTAGTTGAAGAGTCATCCGAGTAGGCTTGAGTTCCAAACCTTCAATCTTCTTAAACATAGAGAGCGACATCAGATTGATACTGGCTCCCAAATCAATTAATGCCCTTCCAACAGAGATATTTCCTATAGTGCAAGGAATGGTGAAGCTTCTTGGATCTTTTAACTTGGGAGGTAAAAGCTTTTGTATGATAGCATTGCAGTTTCCTTGTACTTCAATGATTTTCTCTTCAAtgtatttccttttcttagtgAGGAGTTCCTTCAGAAATTTAGCATATGAAGGCATTTGTTACAAACCTTCAGAAAAGGGTAtgttaatctccaatttcttgaaaatctCCATGAAACACTCAAattgtttttccttctccttcctagaataattctttgagtaaggaaaaggtttttcatataattctttcttttttctctcattctcttcctctcttttttttcttttcttccctttctctttccttttttttctctcactctcttctttttctttttcttcctctacatctttctctttttcactcaacctctctttttcttttctctctatttttctctcatctaaaagTCTGCCACTTTTAGTAACAACGGCTTTGCATTCCTTTCTACGGTTAATTTTCATATTACCCCCAAAAATCTTCCACATTCTGAACTAGATGACTAATCTGCATCCCCATCCTTCTAAGTGCCGCTTCAATGTTTTTATGATGAGATACAAACATCTGCATCAACTA
The Vigna angularis cultivar LongXiaoDou No.4 chromosome 5, ASM1680809v1, whole genome shotgun sequence genome window above contains:
- the LOC108339321 gene encoding uncharacterized protein LOC108339321, whose protein sequence is MPSYAKFLKELLTKKRKYIEEKIIEVQGNCNAIIQKLLPPKLKDPRSFTIPCTIGNISVGRALIDLGASINLMSLSMFKKIEGLELKPTRMTLQLANRSLNYPYGVVEDVLVKVDKFLFPVDFVIIEMEEDVNVPLILRRPFMKTARVLIDVENGKLKVRVQDEEVNFDVFEAMSYPKDDKACFQFDTLDEVCMVQEKMVSCSLPLEKMLIDACEDLNEEEEELIGECLNDLEVLKELPLHEANFEKINAKEDVKEKKLELNVLPSHLKYVFLEEGGKKPVIISNSLSLIEEEKLVEVLKANKGAIGWLITYLKDISPTYCMHKIFMEDDYRPVA